In Paenibacillus sonchi, a single genomic region encodes these proteins:
- the secG gene encoding preprotein translocase subunit SecG, with protein MDIFLKVLLLIFSVGLIAVVLLQKGKSAGLSGAISGGAEHLFGKTKARGMELVLQRVTVGLAAGFFIMSILVAVLVD; from the coding sequence ATGGATATCTTTTTGAAAGTATTGCTCCTGATTTTTTCCGTCGGTCTAATTGCGGTCGTTCTTCTGCAGAAAGGGAAAAGCGCAGGTCTTTCCGGTGCCATCTCCGGCGGTGCTGAGCATCTCTTTGGTAAGACAAAAGCACGTGGTATGGAACTCGTACTGCAGCGTGTAACAGTTGGACTGGCAGCAGGATTTTTTATTATGTCAATTCTGGTGGCTGTCCTGGTTGACTAG
- a CDS encoding GDSL-type esterase/lipase family protein → MSYQYTAIGDSLTTGFGALPGNGFVPVYRRMAEGRLREPVGAMNLGINGLTTAALEQRLGSDPIFRQSIRNAEIITLSIGGNDLIKAAKAVSFRPGDLSPALARALRECKRNFGGIMGSLRQLKYGSRQPCIIRIVGLYNPYPQLTEATDWVRQFNAFAAGYSSGVCGFASIYHEFAGNERSLLSLDHVHPNGRGYRVIAGKLDSLGYGRLG, encoded by the coding sequence ATGAGCTATCAGTACACGGCCATTGGCGATTCCTTAACGACCGGATTCGGGGCGCTGCCTGGCAACGGATTTGTGCCGGTGTACCGCAGAATGGCTGAGGGGCGGTTGCGCGAGCCCGTAGGCGCTATGAATCTTGGCATCAATGGATTAACTACGGCTGCGCTGGAGCAGCGTCTGGGCAGTGACCCCATATTCCGCCAGTCCATCCGGAATGCAGAGATCATTACTTTGTCGATTGGCGGGAACGATCTGATCAAGGCAGCCAAAGCTGTGTCATTTCGTCCGGGTGATCTGTCTCCTGCGCTGGCAAGGGCGCTCCGCGAATGCAAAAGAAATTTCGGTGGGATTATGGGTTCGCTCCGGCAATTGAAGTACGGCAGCCGACAGCCCTGTATCATCCGTATAGTAGGGCTTTATAATCCCTATCCTCAGCTAACGGAAGCGACAGACTGGGTGCGCCAGTTTAACGCCTTTGCTGCGGGCTACAGCAGCGGTGTATGCGGGTTTGCCTCCATCTATCATGAGTTTGCCGGCAATGAGCGCAGCCTGCTGTCCCTGGATCATGTGCATCCCAATGGGCGAGGTTACCGTGTAATCGCCGGTAAGCTGGATTCTCTGGGTTACGGGCGGCTGGGATGA
- the tpiA gene encoding triose-phosphate isomerase has product MSRTPIIAGNWKMFKTVSEAEGFFAEVKGRAEVEGVETVICAPFTNLPALVAAAKGTSIKIGAQNLHFEDNGAYTGEISGVMLKDLGVDYVIIGHSERRAYFGETDEIVNKKMHAAFRHGITPIVCVGEKLEEREADQTKAVCKVQTEGAFAGLSAEQAASVVIAYEPIWAIGTGKSSTSQDANEVIAYIRTLVKDLYDQATAEAVRIQYGGSVKPENVTEYMSQSDIDGALVGGASLQPASFVSLVEGAK; this is encoded by the coding sequence ATGAGCAGAACACCTATTATCGCCGGTAACTGGAAGATGTTCAAAACAGTTTCCGAAGCGGAGGGCTTTTTCGCTGAAGTCAAAGGCCGGGCCGAAGTGGAAGGCGTAGAGACCGTAATCTGCGCGCCATTTACGAACCTGCCTGCACTGGTTGCAGCGGCAAAGGGTACCAGCATCAAGATCGGTGCACAGAACCTGCACTTCGAAGATAACGGAGCTTACACAGGCGAAATCAGCGGCGTAATGCTGAAGGACCTTGGCGTAGATTATGTTATTATCGGCCACTCCGAACGCCGTGCATACTTTGGCGAAACGGACGAAATCGTGAACAAGAAGATGCATGCGGCATTCCGCCACGGCATTACTCCAATTGTCTGCGTAGGCGAAAAGCTCGAAGAGCGTGAAGCCGACCAGACGAAAGCTGTCTGCAAAGTTCAAACCGAAGGCGCTTTTGCCGGCCTTAGCGCTGAGCAGGCTGCAAGTGTAGTCATTGCCTATGAGCCTATCTGGGCTATCGGAACCGGCAAATCCTCCACTTCACAGGATGCTAACGAAGTTATCGCCTATATCCGTACACTTGTAAAAGACCTGTACGATCAAGCGACGGCTGAAGCGGTTCGTATCCAATACGGCGGCAGTGTGAAGCCGGAGAATGTTACGGAGTACATGAGTCAAAGCGACATCGACGGCGCGCTCGTCGGCGGTGCCAGCCTGCAGCCTGCTTCGTTCGTTTCATTGGTTGAGGGGGCGAAGTAA
- the gap gene encoding type I glyceraldehyde-3-phosphate dehydrogenase — MSVKVGINGFGRIGRLAFRRIQNVEGIEVVAINDLTDAKMLAHLLKYDTTQGKFQGEVEVHDGFFKVNGKEVKVLANRNPEELPWGDLGVDIVLECTGFFTTKEAAEKHLKGGAKKVVISAPATGDMKTVVYNVNHDVLDGTETVISGASCTTNCLAPMAKVLNDKFGIVEGLMTTIHAYTGDQNTLDAPHAKGDFRRARAAAENIVPNTTGAAKAIGLVIPALKGKLDGAAQRVPVATGSLTELVTVLEKNVTVEELNAAMKAASDPDTYGYTEDEIVSSDIKGMTFGSLFDATQTKVMTVGDKQLVKTVAWYDNEMSYTAQLVRTLEHFAKLAK; from the coding sequence ATGAGTGTAAAAGTTGGTATTAACGGTTTTGGACGTATTGGACGCCTTGCATTCCGCCGTATTCAAAATGTAGAAGGTATCGAAGTGGTAGCCATCAACGACTTGACTGATGCTAAGATGCTTGCTCATTTGCTTAAATATGATACAACTCAAGGTAAATTCCAGGGAGAAGTTGAAGTACATGACGGCTTCTTCAAAGTGAACGGCAAAGAAGTTAAGGTTCTGGCGAACCGCAACCCGGAAGAACTGCCTTGGGGTGACCTCGGCGTTGACATCGTTCTGGAGTGCACAGGTTTCTTCACAACTAAAGAAGCAGCTGAGAAGCACCTGAAAGGCGGAGCTAAAAAAGTAGTAATCTCCGCTCCAGCTACCGGCGACATGAAGACCGTTGTATACAACGTTAACCATGACGTACTGGATGGTACTGAAACTGTTATCTCCGGCGCATCTTGCACAACTAACTGCCTGGCTCCAATGGCAAAAGTCCTGAACGACAAGTTCGGAATCGTTGAAGGCTTGATGACTACTATCCACGCTTACACCGGCGACCAGAACACACTGGATGCTCCACACGCTAAAGGCGACTTCAGACGCGCCCGCGCTGCTGCTGAGAACATCGTTCCTAACACTACCGGTGCTGCCAAAGCTATCGGTCTGGTAATTCCTGCACTGAAAGGCAAGCTGGACGGCGCAGCACAACGTGTGCCTGTAGCTACTGGTTCCCTGACTGAGCTGGTTACTGTTCTTGAAAAGAACGTTACTGTTGAAGAACTGAACGCAGCGATGAAAGCAGCTTCCGACCCAGACACTTATGGCTACACTGAAGATGAAATCGTATCTTCCGACATCAAGGGTATGACTTTCGGTTCCCTGTTCGATGCTACACAGACTAAGGTTATGACTGTTGGCGACAAACAACTGGTTAAAACTGTTGCTTGGTACGACAATGAAATGTCCTACACTGCACAGCTCGTTCGCACTTTGGAACACTTCGCTAAGCTGGCTAAGTAA
- the gpmI gene encoding 2,3-bisphosphoglycerate-independent phosphoglycerate mutase codes for MSAPKPVALIIMDGFGLRNTTEGNAVAQANKPNYDRYLKQYPNTTLTACGEAVGLPEGQMGNSEVGHLNIGAGRIVYQDLTRIDKSIREGEFFENETLVAAVRSAKSTGKKLHLYALVSDGGVHSHINHLFAMLDLAKKEDMHDVYIHAFMDGRDVPPDSGQKFIKDLIAKIEEVGVGKIATVSGRYFAMDRDKRWERVEKAYRAMVYGEGPQYTDALQAITASYQNSVYDEFVEPSVIVDSEGKPTATVESGDSVVFLNFRPDRAIQLSQVFTNSDFRGFDRGPLFPQNLHFVCLTTFSETVQGYVAYSPKNLDNTLGEVLVQQNKKQLRIAETEKYPHVTFFFSGGRDEELPGETRILINSPKVATYDLKPEMSAYEVAAACVAEIEADRQDAIILNFANPDMVGHSGMLEPTIKAVEVTDECVGKVVDAVVAKGGVAIIIADHGNADMVFDEQGRPFTAHTTNPVPFIVTTENVVLRESGILADVAPTILDLMGLPQPAEMTGQSMIASRK; via the coding sequence ATGTCAGCACCCAAACCCGTTGCTTTGATCATCATGGATGGTTTCGGTCTGCGCAATACGACTGAAGGCAACGCTGTTGCCCAAGCCAACAAGCCGAACTATGACCGTTACCTGAAGCAGTATCCGAACACCACGCTCACCGCTTGCGGCGAAGCTGTGGGTCTGCCGGAAGGACAGATGGGCAACTCCGAAGTGGGTCACCTTAACATCGGAGCCGGCCGGATCGTGTATCAGGACCTGACCCGTATTGACAAGTCGATTCGTGAAGGGGAATTCTTTGAGAACGAAACTCTGGTTGCCGCTGTAAGAAGCGCCAAGTCAACCGGCAAGAAGCTTCACCTGTATGCGCTGGTATCCGACGGAGGGGTACATAGCCATATCAATCATTTGTTTGCCATGCTCGATCTGGCCAAGAAAGAAGATATGCACGATGTGTATATCCATGCTTTCATGGATGGACGCGATGTACCTCCTGACAGCGGACAGAAGTTCATTAAGGATCTGATCGCCAAGATTGAGGAAGTAGGCGTAGGCAAAATCGCTACAGTATCCGGACGTTATTTCGCAATGGACCGTGACAAGCGCTGGGAACGTGTAGAGAAGGCTTACCGCGCAATGGTTTACGGCGAAGGACCGCAATATACCGATGCGCTGCAGGCGATCACTGCATCCTACCAAAACTCTGTGTACGATGAATTTGTTGAGCCTAGCGTGATTGTGGACAGCGAAGGCAAACCGACAGCGACAGTAGAGAGCGGCGATTCCGTCGTGTTCCTCAACTTCCGCCCGGACCGTGCCATCCAGTTGTCGCAGGTATTCACAAACTCGGATTTCCGCGGCTTCGACCGGGGTCCTTTGTTCCCGCAAAACCTGCATTTTGTATGTTTGACTACCTTCAGTGAAACGGTTCAAGGCTACGTGGCGTACTCGCCGAAGAACCTGGACAATACGCTGGGTGAAGTGCTTGTACAGCAGAATAAGAAGCAGCTGCGCATCGCGGAAACCGAAAAGTATCCGCACGTAACCTTCTTCTTCAGCGGCGGACGTGATGAGGAGCTTCCAGGCGAAACCCGCATCCTGATCAATTCCCCGAAAGTGGCAACCTATGATCTTAAGCCAGAGATGAGCGCCTACGAAGTGGCGGCGGCCTGCGTAGCGGAAATCGAAGCAGACAGACAGGATGCCATTATCCTTAACTTTGCGAACCCTGACATGGTAGGACACTCCGGTATGCTGGAACCAACCATCAAGGCTGTAGAAGTTACGGATGAATGTGTGGGCAAGGTTGTGGATGCCGTAGTTGCCAAAGGCGGCGTTGCCATCATCATTGCCGACCACGGCAACGCGGATATGGTGTTTGATGAGCAGGGACGACCGTTCACGGCTCACACCACCAACCCGGTTCCTTTCATCGTAACGACTGAAAATGTTGTGCTGCGTGAATCCGGCATTCTCGCAGATGTGGCACCGACGATCCTGGATCTGATGGGACTTCCGCAGCCTGCGGAAATGACCGGCCAATCCATGATTGCCAGCCGCAAATAG
- a CDS encoding YesK family protein, giving the protein MNAIISGIGAGMLLVLISWLLSRRGGQMKSFIFYPGLVGLIGGGILLVCSFSVIGGWEGMAYAFFSVPVIVISMLLLLFLGSFRRQT; this is encoded by the coding sequence ATGAACGCAATTATATCCGGCATAGGGGCAGGAATGCTCCTGGTGCTGATCAGCTGGTTGCTGTCACGAAGGGGAGGCCAGATGAAGAGCTTCATTTTTTATCCAGGGCTGGTAGGGTTGATAGGCGGTGGAATTTTGCTGGTCTGCAGCTTTTCCGTAATTGGAGGGTGGGAGGGAATGGCGTATGCCTTCTTTTCCGTGCCTGTGATTGTGATCTCCATGCTGCTATTGCTGTTTCTGGGCTCGTTCAGGAGACAAACCTAA
- the eno gene encoding phosphopyruvate hydratase, translating into MTIISDVYAREVLDSRGNPTVEVDVYLESGAKGRAIVPSGASTGAHEAVELRDDDKNRYLGKGVLKAVENVNEIIAPEVIGMDALDQLGIDKLMITLDGTHNKGKLGANAILAVSMAVARAAAAALDVPLYVYLGGFNAKQLPVPMMNIVNGGAHADNNVDVQEFMVLPVGAPSFKEALRTGAEIFHALKSVLKGKGLNTAVGDEGGFAPNFTSNEDALSSIMEAIEKAGYKPGVDVFLGMDVASTEFFKDGKYHLEGEGKSFTPAEFVDLLTSWADKYPIITIEDGCSEDDWEGWKLLTEKLGNRIQLVGDDLFVTNTERLNKGIEEGIGNSILIKVNQIGTLTETFDAIEMAKRAGYTAVVSHRSGESEDSTIADIAVATNAGQIKTGAPSRTDRIAKYNQLLRIEDELGELAQYNGLKSFYNLKR; encoded by the coding sequence ATGACTATTATTTCTGATGTGTACGCTCGCGAAGTCCTCGACTCCCGTGGTAACCCTACTGTAGAGGTTGACGTTTATCTGGAATCCGGTGCTAAAGGCCGCGCAATCGTTCCTTCCGGCGCTTCCACTGGCGCTCACGAAGCTGTAGAGCTTCGCGACGATGACAAAAACCGCTACCTGGGCAAAGGCGTTCTGAAAGCTGTTGAGAACGTGAACGAAATCATCGCTCCGGAAGTAATCGGTATGGACGCTCTGGATCAGCTGGGCATCGACAAACTGATGATCACCCTGGATGGCACTCACAACAAAGGCAAACTGGGTGCGAACGCAATTCTGGCAGTATCCATGGCCGTAGCCCGCGCTGCAGCAGCAGCTCTGGATGTGCCTTTGTATGTATACCTGGGCGGATTCAACGCGAAACAGCTTCCAGTTCCAATGATGAACATCGTTAACGGCGGCGCTCATGCCGACAACAACGTTGACGTACAAGAGTTCATGGTTCTGCCGGTTGGCGCACCTAGCTTCAAAGAAGCTCTGCGTACAGGCGCTGAAATCTTCCATGCGCTGAAATCCGTTCTTAAAGGCAAAGGCCTGAACACTGCAGTTGGCGACGAAGGCGGATTTGCTCCTAACTTCACTTCCAATGAAGATGCACTGTCCTCCATCATGGAAGCTATCGAAAAAGCCGGCTACAAACCAGGCGTTGATGTATTCCTGGGTATGGACGTTGCTTCTACCGAGTTCTTCAAAGACGGTAAGTACCACCTGGAAGGCGAAGGCAAATCCTTCACTCCGGCTGAATTCGTTGACCTGCTCACTTCCTGGGCTGACAAATACCCAATCATCACCATCGAAGATGGCTGCTCCGAAGATGACTGGGAAGGCTGGAAACTGCTCACTGAAAAATTGGGCAACAGAATCCAGCTCGTTGGGGATGACCTGTTCGTAACCAACACTGAACGTCTGAACAAAGGGATCGAAGAAGGCATTGGTAACTCCATTCTGATCAAAGTTAACCAAATCGGTACTTTGACTGAAACGTTTGATGCTATTGAAATGGCAAAACGCGCTGGCTACACGGCTGTAGTCTCCCACCGTTCCGGTGAGTCCGAAGACAGCACTATCGCTGATATCGCAGTGGCTACCAATGCCGGCCAGATCAAAACAGGTGCTCCTTCCCGTACAGACCGTATCGCTAAATACAACCAATTGCTTCGCATCGAAGATGAACTGGGTGAATTGGCTCAATACAACGGCCTGAAATCCTTCTACAACCTCAAAAGATAA
- the clpP gene encoding ATP-dependent Clp endopeptidase proteolytic subunit ClpP has protein sequence MSYIPMVVEQSNRGERAYDIYSRLLKDRIIFLGTEVNDVVANSIIAQMLFLAAEDPDKDIHLYVNSPGGSITAGMAIFDTMQYIKPDVSTICVGMAASMGAFLLNAGAKGKRFALPNSEIMIHQPLGGAQGQATDIEIRARRILKLRDKLNHILAERTGQPLERIEKDTDRDYFMSAVDAAEYGIVDKVIEKTLPSGV, from the coding sequence GTGAGTTATATTCCTATGGTAGTAGAACAGAGCAACCGCGGCGAGCGCGCTTATGACATCTATTCCCGCCTGCTGAAGGACCGCATCATTTTCCTCGGAACGGAGGTTAATGACGTGGTAGCCAATTCCATCATTGCACAAATGCTCTTCCTGGCTGCCGAGGATCCGGATAAGGACATTCACCTGTATGTGAACAGCCCTGGCGGTTCCATTACAGCCGGAATGGCTATATTTGATACAATGCAGTACATCAAACCGGATGTTTCCACGATTTGTGTGGGCATGGCCGCTTCCATGGGAGCCTTCCTGCTGAATGCCGGTGCCAAGGGCAAACGCTTCGCGCTGCCAAACAGTGAAATTATGATTCACCAGCCGCTGGGCGGTGCTCAAGGACAGGCTACGGACATCGAAATCCGCGCCCGCCGTATCCTTAAGCTTCGCGACAAGCTGAACCATATCCTGGCAGAACGTACCGGCCAGCCGCTGGAACGCATCGAGAAGGATACAGACCGCGACTACTTTATGAGTGCTGTTGATGCAGCGGAATATGGTATTGTCGATAAGGTTATCGAAAAGACGCTTCCTTCAGGCGTCTAA
- a CDS encoding sugar-binding transcriptional regulator has translation MRNLLEIQKQLLPDLMETLKRRYTILHQIMLSDIIGRRTLAASLDMTERVLRAETDLLKSQGLIEIESVGMRVSDAGRRLLDLLEPIAKSLFGLDDLEEKIRTTYGLNKVIVVPGDCETSPFTKRELGRAGAKALLGVLRSEDTVAVTGGSTLAEMADQLTLPIPLSYKNAWVVPARGGLGESMEIQANTIASTMAKRIGANYRLLHVPDLLSEDAYQSLALDFNIGEIVQIIRRSRIIVHGIGDAMEMTRRRKLDEATIAEIQEEGAVAESFGYYFNEEGQVVHTMLTMGLRLEDIIRTEVVIGIAGGKRKAKAIHAMLRFGQEDILVTDEAAAVEIGKEIDNQNHTVL, from the coding sequence ATGCGTAATTTATTAGAAATCCAAAAGCAGCTTCTGCCTGATCTCATGGAAACCCTTAAGAGACGTTACACGATTCTGCATCAGATCATGCTGTCCGATATTATTGGGCGCAGAACGCTGGCCGCTTCGCTTGATATGACCGAGCGGGTACTGCGCGCCGAGACGGATCTTCTGAAATCGCAAGGGCTCATTGAGATCGAGAGCGTAGGCATGCGCGTAAGCGATGCCGGACGCAGACTGCTTGACCTGCTGGAGCCCATCGCCAAGAGCCTGTTTGGCCTGGATGATCTGGAGGAGAAAATTCGTACAACGTATGGTCTGAACAAAGTTATTGTTGTACCCGGTGATTGCGAAACGTCGCCGTTCACCAAGCGTGAACTGGGACGCGCGGGCGCCAAAGCATTGCTCGGCGTACTGCGTTCCGAAGATACTGTTGCCGTTACAGGGGGTTCGACACTCGCTGAAATGGCGGACCAGCTCACACTACCAATCCCCCTTTCCTACAAGAATGCCTGGGTTGTCCCGGCACGTGGAGGGCTGGGTGAGAGCATGGAAATTCAGGCCAATACGATTGCTTCAACAATGGCCAAGAGGATTGGAGCCAATTACCGCCTCCTCCATGTACCTGATTTACTAAGTGAAGATGCGTACCAGTCATTGGCGCTCGACTTCAACATAGGGGAGATCGTGCAAATCATCCGCAGATCGCGTATTATTGTGCATGGTATTGGAGATGCCATGGAAATGACCCGCCGCCGTAAGCTGGATGAGGCAACCATCGCTGAAATCCAGGAAGAAGGAGCGGTTGCCGAATCGTTCGGCTATTATTTTAACGAAGAGGGTCAGGTTGTCCATACCATGCTGACTATGGGGCTCCGCCTGGAAGATATTATCCGCACCGAAGTGGTTATCGGTATTGCTGGCGGCAAACGCAAGGCAAAAGCAATTCATGCGATGCTGCGCTTTGGGCAGGAGGATATCCTCGTTACCGATGAGGCGGCTGCTGTCGAAATCGGCAAGGAAATTGATAATCAGAACCATACGGTCCTATAG
- a CDS encoding phosphoglycerate kinase, translated as MNKKSVRDVEVKGKRVFVRVDFNVPVEDGKITDDTRIRETLPTIKYLIENGAKVILASHMGRPKGQFVDSMRLTVAAVRLSELLGKPVAKADEAIGEAVKAKIAELKDGDVLVLENVRFYPGEEKNDPELAKQFAELADLFVNDAFGAAHRAHASTEGIAHFLPAVSGLLMEKELNVLGKALSNPERPFTAIIGGSKVKDKIDVIDNLLTLADNVLIGGGLSYTFTKAQGYEIGNSLVDNDKIDAALGFIEKAKKLGKNFVLPVDVVVADKFGADANTKVVDVTDIPAGWEGLDIGPKTREIYADIIKNSKLVVWNGPMGVFEIDIFAEGTLAVAKACATTEGYTVIGGGDSAAAAEKFHLADQMDHISTGGGASLEFMEGKALPGVEALNDK; from the coding sequence ATGAACAAAAAAAGTGTCCGTGATGTAGAAGTAAAAGGCAAACGCGTATTCGTGCGTGTCGATTTCAACGTGCCAGTGGAAGACGGCAAGATCACTGATGATACCCGTATCCGCGAAACCCTTCCAACGATTAAATACCTGATTGAGAACGGTGCAAAGGTCATTCTGGCCAGTCACATGGGCCGTCCTAAAGGCCAATTCGTAGATTCCATGCGCCTTACTGTTGCTGCTGTGCGTCTGTCCGAGCTGCTCGGCAAACCGGTGGCTAAGGCTGATGAAGCAATCGGCGAAGCCGTAAAAGCAAAAATCGCTGAACTGAAAGACGGCGATGTGCTTGTGCTTGAGAATGTCCGTTTCTATCCGGGCGAAGAAAAGAACGATCCTGAACTGGCTAAGCAGTTCGCGGAACTGGCTGACCTGTTCGTTAATGATGCATTCGGCGCGGCTCACCGTGCACATGCTTCCACAGAAGGCATCGCTCACTTCCTGCCGGCTGTATCGGGCCTGCTGATGGAGAAAGAACTGAATGTTCTGGGCAAAGCTCTTTCCAATCCGGAACGTCCTTTCACTGCCATCATCGGCGGCTCTAAAGTGAAAGACAAAATTGACGTTATCGACAACCTGCTGACTCTGGCTGACAACGTTCTGATCGGCGGCGGCCTGTCCTACACGTTCACCAAAGCTCAAGGCTACGAAATCGGAAACTCGCTGGTAGACAACGATAAGATCGATGCGGCTCTCGGATTTATCGAGAAGGCCAAAAAACTGGGCAAAAACTTCGTGCTTCCGGTTGACGTTGTTGTAGCTGACAAGTTCGGTGCGGATGCCAACACCAAAGTGGTTGATGTAACGGATATCCCGGCTGGCTGGGAAGGTCTGGACATCGGTCCTAAAACTCGTGAAATTTATGCCGACATCATCAAAAACTCCAAACTGGTGGTTTGGAACGGACCGATGGGCGTATTCGAAATCGATATTTTTGCCGAAGGTACACTCGCTGTAGCCAAGGCTTGCGCGACTACAGAAGGCTACACTGTAATTGGCGGCGGCGATTCCGCAGCAGCAGCAGAGAAATTCCACCTGGCTGACCAAATGGATCACATCTCCACTGGCGGCGGCGCATCACTCGAGTTCATGGAAGGCAAAGCGCTCCCTGGCGTAGAAGCACTGAACGACAAGTAA